One genomic window of Glycine max cultivar Williams 82 chromosome 16, Glycine_max_v4.0, whole genome shotgun sequence includes the following:
- the LOC121173698 gene encoding UPF0496 protein At1g20180, whose protein sequence is MLSKLRACKACQDWKPPRDAPKSVNFHEEYHKALRTKSYVDFFDKAQLLANQPSIYSNHNKFSEILLEPGQETIHSVIDHISKTPELNNLMLSYFDISAEASFICSHLLQSINQVQCNYQFIERALGIMDDDDSLEKFKLISFELNSFIFSKNPLSNLNINHDLFKLISDENSSVLLHRLKSMRKKLGRKVKLMTYLKKTSEICVAMYDLVAITANVTEAHTLSTLIMGPTILNFPCKSLNKRELPHLRFSRRMFLSNVCDQLDIAAKGTYILNKDFDTMTRVVARLYDEIEHKRTMVQFFLDKKDDKFSLQMVKELKKSGDGFRKQVEELKEHVYLCLVTINQARCLVTEEMTKMCTEGIGV, encoded by the exons ATGCTATCAAAATTAAGAGCTTGTAAGGCTTGCCAAG ATTGGAAGCCACCTAGAGATGCCCCAAAAAGTGTAAACTTCCATGAGGAGTACCACAAGGCTCTAAGGACAAAATCCTACGTTGATTTCTTTGACAAAGCTCAATTACTTGCAAACCAGCCTTCTATTTATTCCAATCACAATAAATTCTCAGAAATCCTCCTTGAACCAGGCCAAGAAACTATACATTCCGTTATTGATCATATTTCAAAGACACCAGAACTAAACAATCTCATGCTCAGTTACTTTGACATCAGTGCTGAGGCTTCTTTCATTTGCAGCCATCTTCTCCAAAGCATCAACCAAGTCCAGTGCAATTACCAATTCATTGAAAGAGCTCTAGGTATCatggatgatgatgattctcTTGAAAAATTCAAACTAATCAGTTTTGAGCTAAACTCATTCATCTTCTCAAAAAACCCACTTTCAAACCTTAACATTAATCATGACTTATTCAAGCTCATTAGTGATGAGAACTCATCAGTGTTGTTGCATCGTTTGAAATCAATGAGAAAGAAGTTGGGAAGGAAAGTTAAGCTAATGACATATTTGAAGAAAACATCAGAAATTTGTGTTGCAATGTATGACTTAGTGGCTATCACTGCCAATGTTACAGAAGCACATACTTTAAGCACACTAATCATGGGGCCAACAATTCTCAACTTTCCATGCAAGAGTCTTAATAAGAGAGAGCTTCCACACTTGAGGTTTTCAAGAAGAATGTTTCTTAGTAATGTTTGTGATCAGCTTGATATAGCAGCCAAGGGAACTTATATATTGAATAAAGACTTTGATACAATGACTAGAGTTGTGGCTCGGCTTTATGATGAAATTGAACATAAAAGGACAATGGTGCAATTCTTTTTGGACAAGAAGGATGATAAATTCTCTTTGCAAATGGTGAAGGAGCTTAAGAAAAGTGGTGATGGGTTTAGGAAACAAGTGGAAGAACTTAAAGAGCATGTGTACTTGTGCCTTGTGACAATTAACCAAGCAAGATGTTTGGTTACTGAGGAAATGACAAAAATGTGTACAGAAGGCATTGGAGTGTAG